The Aegilops tauschii subsp. strangulata cultivar AL8/78 unplaced genomic scaffold, Aet v6.0 ptg000179l_subseq_2504346:2865697_obj, whole genome shotgun sequence nucleotide sequence TCGGGGAGATCGAACTGCAGATGGCCTTTGGAATTTTTCTAAGTGCTGCTTATATACACGTACCTAtatagtcccggttggtggctgaatttcagcagcccaaagggcggggaGCCcaaccctttagtgccggttggtgGCTCGGAACGGGACTAAAGAGGGGCCTTTATTCCTGGCTGGTTGgaaccaccaaccgggactaaagggttggtcctggCCGCCGcggggtggtgggagtttagtcccacctcgccaagcgagaggCGCTCGCACAtgtttataagccccgctgcgggTGCCATATCAAGTTCCTCTCAAAGCACAGACAACTCATCTCTGACCTGGACCTCTCTGCCCCATGGGGCCTACTGACAGGAGATATTTGTGCCCCGCGGGCCTGCATCCTCGCCCATAAAtagttgggtttctagtcgtatgtaGGCCGTGGTGTGTGAATTCTCCTGCTAATAGGAGGGTATTTTTTTCCGCATATGCTATGTCAATTTTTTGACCTTCTTCAAATCACATCCTAATTTTAATACATACTCACTTATGTATAATACACATGATTATCAAATAATTTCAACAAAATATATGAAAttctaaaaatagcaaatgattagctcaaaaatcaataaatgcatgaaaaatagcaaatgaagtcagaaagggttgaaaattgatgacgtgacTTTGAGTGGTGCACATTGAATGCACAAAAAGtatggagttaaaataagtttcaaaaaaagaaatgcttttgtaacagatgatttttcgtccaaaaccctgatacttcgaaagagattgtccagtttgtacacgaagtgcatccagtttttgccttaaccctctcaattttttagcacatgctatgtgggtgaaatgatgataccatgccaagtttcaacattttggGAGTTCATTTCTAGTGCCTTTCAATTTCAGGCTTCCACACTTTATTTTCGCCTAACCTCCCACCATCATCTATTTCGTGTGGGTTTTGTCGCCTCACGTCCCACCACCCTCTCCCACTGGTTTATTTTTGCCTCACCTCCCACCACCCCTTCTAGTGGATTTTTCTCCCTGCAACTTTATCTTTGGTAACCAAGTAATTCATCTATGGTAACCAATCTTTTCTTTGGAAATACAAACGCAATCAATATAAATACAATCACTTCACTTATGGTAATCAATATCTTCTTTGATAAGGCTAGAGTAATTTTGGAGGTTAATCAATCTCTTTATACTAAACTTGGTAATAAATCTCCTTTACTTCTCGAGGAAGTACATAGATCGTTCGTTCGAAGGGATCCCACCACTATCAATTTTTTTCCTACGACAAAGCCCACCTCCCGTTTCCAGTTTCACTTTGTTTTTTTTGGTCTCACGGTCTCCTCATCGGCCCCCAACGCCCAAACCCACATCCCCAGGCAACCACACAAACACATGCCCCTCGCCCTACCTCCCCGCTTTCTTCCTTCTCAACCCGGCTAGGGTTCAAACAAGGATTTGGATCATTTGCCCACTTTACAAGAGTTTTGATGATTTTCCCCAGGATTGTGTCAATGACTAGTGGCCTCGAGCCCGCCTGTCAAtctcgggggagggggaggggcaaATCATCAAAGTTAGAAGTAAAGTGTGAGTTAAGATGAATTTTCTTGATTCAACCCGCCGCCGGTCGCCCGCTCCCCTACCATGCTAGAACAAATCTTCTCGGCCCCTGCATCATCCTATCCTCTCTCTATGGCATCCTCCATGGCACGCTCCACAAGACCAATCTCTAGGTTTCAATGAGGTGGCAGTTTGAAGCCTTGGGGACGCAGATTGAGGCCTTCTGACGGCGCAATTATATGCTTCCCATCGGCTTTGGCGGCGGCAGATCGTGGTGGCTGTGGCGAGGGTGCGTTCGATGAAGCAAATGTTGTCCTAATCCTTCCCTTCGGGGCCATCCTCCTATCCCGTTCGTGGAGCCCTCCCaacttcctcctcctctcctatTGAGCTCCGCCGCCCTGTTTCCTATCACTCATTTCGCTTTGTTGCATTTTTGAATCGGTTATGAATTTGTGCTATATGATCGATGTGCATGGATTTGCATGAATTTGAGGGTTTTGATATGAAGAGTGTGGTTGTCTAGCGGGTCTTTTGAGGGGTTTTCCTGTGCTATCTGAGGTCACGCCCCTTAACGGCAGATCAACAAGACATTGTGTTATTTGTCAGTCAAAAAAAAACTTGAGTCTAATATGACTTTGCTATTTACTGGTTTTTTTTGCATGCTTGTGTTAATGTTGACTGTGTGCATCCTAACTATGTAGAGGCTGGGTGTGTGCTCATTATGTTTGTACCCACTCGATGATTCATCTTGAGCTTACAAAATCCAACCTTTATTGAAAAACAATAAATTACCAATTGTGTTGATCTATTGAAAAAGCTACTGGGCCAAAGTGAGACATTGTGAACAACAACTACTCTATGCTTTTATGTACCTCTTCATGGTAACGTATTGGCAATACAAAAATACACCTGGAATACCTCGATAACAAGTTTTTAACATTGTTATTAAAATATAAGTGATACAAATAATTATACCAACATCATCATTATATTAAATGGTACAAATAATGATACATGCATTGTTTTGATTAAAAAGTCCATCATTATTGAAATAAATAATACAAACAATTCTACAAGCCAATCTCACACACATTATCAATAGTAGCCAGCATAGACGACATAAAATGTCATGGTTACTATTTGGTAAATTCGAGAGCCCAAAAGTTTCCAAAAATGTAAGTTGATTGGAAGGTGCCGTTGAAACCCGATTCCCTAGCCAGCTTCAGAAACTCTTGCGCAGTTCTCTCCTTCCCTCCCTCAGAGTTATTTAACATCATCACATCGAGAATGTAGAGATTTTGTGCTGCCCTTGTCACCTCTGGAGTAGCCGGCAAGACAAACTCAACAGCGATCAGCCGCCCCTTGTCTGGCAAAGCTTGATGGCAATTTTTTAGAACCTTTATGCAGTCATTGTCGTCCAACATATGGAGTACCGTCTGTATGTACATTCAAGAAATATTCAGTATCTAGAATATGTTATGTAATATTAAACCTACTTTGCTCGAAGTGTAGGTTTAAGTCTGCTCTGCATTCTCAAATATTTAGGGGATTTATTTAGCACAACGGAATGTGCTTTGTTTGTCACAATGAAAACATTGCAGATTCACTATTGTACACGGACGTTGAATTTAATTTTGGCATGTTTTAATTGTTGAGTTGTGGTTCGTTTTGCTTTGTTGCAGTGTTGCATTGTTGAATTGGTGTTGAATTTTGCTATATGATCGATGCGCATGGATTTCCATGGATTTGAGGGTTTTGATATGAGGAGTGTGGTTATCCGGCAGGACATTTGAGTGGTTGTGTGGCACTGTCCGACATCGCACCGTGGAGAAAACCTTAGTAAGAGGAAACCTGGGGTTCAATTACTTCTGCACAAGGGCACCCACCTTGATTGCTTGGACCCTAGATAAACACTTTTATTACTTTACCAATGTGTTTATAGAATTACAAGTCGAATGCATTGTTTGTCAGTAGTAGAAaattattttgaagaaatattctATAGACATCGTTCTATATTTTGGTTGAAAAATAGTTTATATGTGAAATAATGAGGGTGTATCACGTATCTACCAGGTTTTCAGTAATATTATACTTTACACCATATGGAATACAGAATGACAGAGAAGGGAACTAGATACAGTAGTTCGTATATATATACCTTTAAGAAAATCGCATCTCCAGTGGGAACATTATCAAACATATTTCCAGCTATATGTTCGACACCTGCATTGGGTTGACATTAGCTAATTAAGTTCTCAATTATCTCACAGGAAAGCATAGATGAAAGAACTCAACAATAGAAAATGATACAAATATGATCTAAATGTACAGTCACAACATCCATGCAAAACAAAGAGAATACAGTTGCAATACAAAAACAAGGAAAGACAAAAGAGTTGAGTGATGGGTGTTTGGTTTTGCTGGATAACAACATTTTTTTACCTGATCCCTTATGAACTGGTGACAAAAAGATTGGCATTGATGCTTTTTCTAGTAGAAATTAATCCATTGAACTGAGGAAACTGATGGTATTCCTACTGAGTGGAAAGTTCCGCGGGTACATGCGCACAGCACGTACACACATGTGTGTTGATCATTTGATCTATAGGCTTTAGTACTTAAAATTAAATTGTTGAGTTTACAAGACGCCAATGATGGTGCATACGTCTGGGGAATAAGCCATTTGTGTATACGCTAACAACCAAAAGTACAACCCCTCTAATTAAGATATGCATTCCCAATTTCTCAGGCATTTTATTTGGTAGGCCGACTTGGATGATGATGCCTGGAAAGGAGACTCCAGGCCGGGAAGCAACCCAAACAGTCAGATAGGCCTGGAATAATCATAATAAGTCTAATTCCCTGAGAATATTACAATGAAGTGGTAGAATGTTCAATTATTAATTGATGCAATTTAATAATACGATATAGGATAGTCCACTACATTGACACTCGTTCGGGATGGGAACATAAGTTGGGCATGTGGTTTTAGGTCTTCAATTTGAGTGATGAAACATGTGTTATAGTATGttgtaaaatatatatatatttagATTCAGTGACGAATGAAAGTGCGAAACTAGTAATTTCATGCAATTTACACATATTTCTATAGTCAAACTGAATGCCTAAAAACCCGTGCCTGGCTTATAGTGCCATGGAGATGTTAAATATGATGTACGCGATGTTTTGCATAATATATAGTATTCCTCATTGTACTATATTCACTAATTCTTATCTGGACACTATCTCCTCCAATTTAGAGAAAATATGCGGTATGTGTTATTGTTTTCATTTGCTCCATTTTTCATCCCTAGGTGTGAACTTTGCATGGAGTCTCCATGCGTACTATATTCAACTAATTATTCTGTTTTATCTCCGTATCCTCGGTTCCCACCAAATGAAGCTTAGGTGAACTCAGGAAGAGTGTGCAATTTTTATCACCCAGGGTAGGTGATATACACATGGAGACTGACATTTTTGGTTTTGTCTTCAGGTGCACTTTGCGGGCCCGTGAACAAACCGGTGTTTGTCTGTTCAGTCGTCTCTCTACTCCTGCCCTTTTAGGGGAATCCATCTGGTTAGGACAGAGAAACAGAAAgaaagagcatggcagaaacTGAAACAAGAAAAGCgcgcagagagagagagagagagagatagagatggATGCATAAATGCTTCCTAGAACTCGCACGTAAAGCTTAAGCGTAGAGGAAAATAGGAGAGTGAGAGATAGAGAGAGCATGTTGGCAGCCCGGGACCAGCTCCCGGTCCATCGGCATAGGTTCAAACGTTTTTGGTGCGCATCATAGAGTCCACTACAAGCAGAGAGTCTACTACATTCCAAAACACGGGTCTGAGGAGAGCGTGGCACtctcccttataaggaggtcctaGCCTGCTCCCGTATCTGAGGTGGGACTAAAGTTACTGGCACTGCCCGAGTGTCGGGATCCTGACACCTCACCCCCTAGGGAAGCCACCCTTAGGGTGGCGTGGGGGCCAGCTCTAATACCACTTGTTAGCAGCCCAGACTCAGCTCCCAGTCCATCGGCATATGTTCAGACGTTTTTGGTGCGCATCAGACACTCAACTACTAGCAGAGAACACACTACCCGGCTAGGAACGGCTCTGACACCACTTGTTAGCAGCCCAAGCCCAGCTCCCGGTCCATCGACATACATTCGGGCATTTCCGGTGCGCCTTAGACACTCCACTACAAGCAGAAAGCCCACTACATCACAAAAGTCCGGCTTTAGGAGAGTGAGGCACTCTCCCATATAAGGAGGCCCTAGCCTCCTCCCGTATTCTAGTTGCGACTAAAGTCACTAGCACTACCCGCGGGTcaggtgagagagagagagagcatgcAGTGGTTAGGAGAGTGTGCTAAGAGAGAAAGAGTAAATGAGCCGTGTGTAAAAGTTTATAGAGAAAGCACACAGTACCCTATTCACAAGGTGACGAGACCAAGTCAAATTCATAAGAAGGTGGCGACGTACCGAGAATAGACGGCGCGAGGGAGATGACATGAGGCAGGTCGAAGTTGATGCCCCTGATATGCTTGTACCTGCAGGTGATCATCTCCATGGTAGAACCGGTGCCGCCACCAACATCGACGAGCACGGCCACGTCGTCAAACCCGTGGAAGCGTTCCAACAGCTTGCTGGTCACCATCACCGAGATCTGCACCATGGCCTTGTCGACCACCCCGAGGAGCCGAGGGTTTCTC carries:
- the LOC109775498 gene encoding probable inactive methyltransferase Os04g0175900 codes for the protein MTLKAATELGIFDALGNAGSLAITADELASRLPTMDKAGGLAPVDRIMWLLASFDIVKCVTEAGPSGEVIRHYKPSPVCRWLSSNHGGPSLAPYSMFTTDQDFLMAWQQLGAAAGGGQTAFKRTHGVPMGKHLGRNPRLLGVVDKAMVQISVMVTSKLLERFHGFDDVAVLVDVGGGTGSTMEMITCRYKHIRGINFDLPHVISLAPSILVECLRRTGNARMYVDGPGAGLGLLTSGVRAVPSRVTVLHMLDDNDCIKVLKNCHQALPDKGRLIAVEFVLPATPEVTRAAQNLYILDVMMLNNSEGGKERTAQEFLKLARESGFNGTFQSTYIFGNFWALEFTK